The Littorina saxatilis isolate snail1 linkage group LG13, US_GU_Lsax_2.0, whole genome shotgun sequence genome contains a region encoding:
- the LOC138945520 gene encoding uncharacterized protein has translation MGGSFSQTDGAALYTVTDTKHNTRARTNPIYTGCKKPQQNGRILQSEGSSSKPSPTKAKSNSASNRGRFWQAVFITFAILDVLLLCLLVKVSVDLFRSRETSSQPHQLLEDAPFCLPCSEVYMTELEVLQNRSQLDQRSDKKNRTLLCCAESHDDLSTLVGNMYLRVHYSSDRARGLVKWSNDTTNGTDQSSRVNAHLLLSLDHNKELTEVKGTHAVPLVSNLTAEAKEYDSHSVVFHNGSIRIIHTGHYYIYSQIPFKFKSSSSSESLTQFVFRSRNGGELLLLENSVYPCVVGTESCEFSFVGGMFLLEERDEISLRVSMLTCIEREKEMKFGIQRV, from the exons ATGGGTGGATCTTTCTCACAAACCGACGG GGCGGCACTATACACTGTTACCGACACTAAACACAACACCAGAGCCAGGACCAATCCGATCTACACTGGCTGCAAAAAACCACAGCAGAACGGAAGAATACTTCAGTCAGAAGGCAGCTCTTCAAAACCTTCGCCAACGAAAGCAAAATCCAACTCGGCGTCTAACCGTGGGCGTTTCTGGCAGGCCGTGTTCATCACCTTCGCTATCCTGGACGTTCTCCTCCTCTGCCTCTTGGTCAAAGTCAGCGTGGATCTGTTCCGCAGCAGAGAAACGAGCAGCCAGCCCCATCAGTTGTTGGAGGATGCACCGTTCTGCTTACCTTGCAGTGAGGTGTACATGACGGAGCTGGAGGTCCTCCAGAACCGCTCCCAGCTTGACCAACGGAGCGACAAGAAGAACCGGACCTTGCTCTGCTGTGCTGAGAGCCACGATGACCTGAGCACCCTCGTTGGAAACATG TACCTCCGAGTTCACTACAGCAGCGACAGAGCAAGAG GCCTAGTGAAATGGAGCAATGATACGACGAACGGAACGGACCAGTCCTCCCGAGTCAATGCCCACCTGCTGCTGTCACTTGACCACAACAAAGAACTCACAG AGGTGAAGGGAACCCACGCCGTACCTCTGGTGTCTAACCTGACGGCAGAAGCCAAGGAATACGACAGTCACTCCGTCGTGTTTCACAACGGTTCCATCAGAATCATCCACACTGGACACTACTACATCTACTCTCAGATCCCTTTTAAGTTCAagtcttcttcctcttccgagAGTCTCACTCAGTTCGTGTTCCGAAGCCGAAACGGAGGCGAACTGCTCTTGCTGGAGAACTCAGTCTACCCTTGTGTCGTCGGCACGGAAAGCTGCGAGTTTAGTTTCGTAGGAGGAATGTTTTTGTTGGAAGAAAGGGATGAGATTTCTTTGAGGGTGTCGATGCTCACGTGCATTGAGAGGGAAAAGGAAATGAAGTTTGGCATACAAAGGGTCTAG